GTGCTTCTCGGCCTTGTAGATCGAGGCGAGGTTATAATGATTGGATGGTTCGTACGGGTTGCGCGTCTCCTCGAGCTTGTACTCGGACTCAAGTTCGCCAAGTCTGCCCTCGTCCTGATACGCGAGGATGAGGTTCGCAAACCCCTCCTTCGACGGCAGGCTCTTGCGAAACGCGGCGATCGCGTCGTCGTAGCGGTCTTCCGCGGAGTAGACGCCGCCGAGGCGGTTCTCGACGTCGCGGTTGCCCGGATCGACGGCGAGCACCGCTTGATAGGCGGCCTCTGCAGCTTGATACTGCTGCAGGCGGTATTCCACGTCGCCGAGCAAGCGTTGGATCTCGATGTTGCGCGGCTCCAGCGCCGCGGCGCGATGCAGCTTCTCGGCGGCGGCTTCGTTGTCGCCCCGATCCGCGTCGACCTGGGCGGCGGTGAGCAGCGCCGAAGCCGACGCCGAATGGGCGCCGGCGGGCACGGCCATGGACGGATAGCTCGGACCAGGCGTTGCGCTGTCGGCACGAGCCAGCGCGGGCGCCGTCAGAATGCCTGCGGCCCCCACTGCAGCTAAGAAGAATGGCACATGAAATCGGGTGGACATGGCGTCAATACTCGCTTCGGCTGGTGAGTGCGCCCGTGTACCTTGAAGTATACCCCGGCGGGGCCGCCGGTGCAACGCACAACCGCCCCGCCAGGGCTCCCCATGGCCCGCGCCAAACCGACCAACCCATGCGTCACGCGTTGCTCGCGGCCGTCTGTCTGGCCGCGCTCGGGCTCACGGGCTGCCCCAATCCCAATGCCATCGGTGTGCAGAAATTCGGCACCGTCACGGCGACCGTCGTGCTGGCCAGCAACAACCAGCCGGTGGTCGGCGCGCTCGTCATCCTGAATACCGGGCCGAGCGGGAACTGCACCACAGCTGCCGGCGGAACGTGCACGATCGTCCAAGTGCCGGTCGGCCCGCAGTCCGTGTATGCGTCGGCACCCGGCTTGAACGGTCCGGCGGTGCCGGTCAACGTCACGACGGAGAACCAGAACTACCCCGTCACCATCTTGATGTACCCGTCGAGCTGATCGCGGCGGCGCGCCGGCATGCCTGAGCTGCCAGAACTCGAGCTGCTGCGCGCCACGCTGGACAAGCACGGCGCGGGCGCCACGATCCTCAGCGTCGTCCTCGATCCGAAACGCGCGTTCATCATCCGGTATCCGCCGCTCGAGTTCGCCCGCGAGCTGCGCGGCAAGACGATCGCCGGCGTGCAGCGGCGCGGGAAATTCCTCATCTTCTCCTTTGCCGGCTTCGACAAGCAGCTCATCGTCAACCCGATGCTCGGCGGCCGGTTCGCGGTGTGCAGTCGAGCGGCCCCGTCGCTGCCATCCACGTGCTTCACCATGCAATTGGGCAAAGCCATGGACATCCGCTTTTTGGATTCGACGCTGATGGCGCGCATCTACCTGACCGCCGATCCTGACAACGACGTGCCGTCGTTCGCGCAGCTGGGTCCTGACGCGCTCGATCCGGATCTGACGTATGACGCGTTCGCCGCCCGGCTGCGCAAACACCGCGGAGAGCTAAAGAACGCGCTGCGCAATCAAGTGTTCGTCTCAGGGATCGGCAACGCGTACGCGGATGAGATCCTCTTCGCGGCGCGGCTACGGCCGCTGCGCCGCGCAGGCACGCTCGACGACGCACAGCGCCGCGCGCTCTACGACGCGATGCGCACGACGCTGCGCGACGCGACGGAGATCACCGCGCAGCAATACGCGGATCGCAAGCATCCGCTGCACAAACAGGACCGCGGCTTCATGAAAATACACGGGCGCAAGAAGACCGAGTGTCCGCGCTGCGGGCACCGCGTCTCGGTGGTGCATCCGGGCGGCGAAGCGACCTACTATTGCCGCGCGTGCCAGGTTTAGGTTAGGCGACGCAGAACCGCAACGCATGACACGAGAGCATCTGATCCAGTTTTGCGTGGCGGTCGGATTGGCCGGCGCCATCGCTGCCGGGGCCGGCTGTACCAATTCGAGCACAGGGCCCGGAGGCGGCGGCAACCCGACGCCGACCCCGCCGATCCCGGCCGGGATCTACTACGTCAACGCCGGCACCAACCCGAACAGGGTCGCGGCATTCAATTCGGCTCCGATAGCGTCCGGCGGCGTGCCATCGCCTCTTCCAAACTCACCGTATCTGGGGTCTGCCAGCAGCATGTCCGGCGCACCGTTCGGCATGGCCCTCGCGAAAGGTGGCACGGTTCTCTACGAGGTCAACTATGACAGCAGCAGCGTTGACGCATTTACCGTCAACCCTGACGGCACGCTCGTCACGCCGCCATTGGGCACGGTGACGACGGCGGGTACTTTGCCGCAAGGCATTTGCATCAACCCGACGAGCACATTCGCAGCCGTCGTCGACAGCAGCAGCAACCAGGTAGAGACCTATTCCATCGGAGGCACCGGCGCGCTCACATTCGCGAGCATGACTACCTCCGGACAGAATATGCTCAATGCCCCGGCGGATTGCGCCTTCTCTCCCGACGGCATGCATCTGTACGTCACCAACACATCATTGAACGCCGGGATCTCCGAGTTCAACGTCAGCCCCACCGGCGCGCTGACCACGCTGGCGCAGACGACGAACGGAGTGGCTACAACCTTCCAAGGCATCGTGGTTTCTTCTGCAGGAATCGCCTTCGCAGCGAGCCAGGCGCAAAACGGCGTCGGCGTCTTCGCGATCGCCCCCGGGGGTCAACTCGTCGTCTCATTCTTCACCAACACGGCAACCGCTCCGATCGGCGTCGCACTGCGCCCTAACGGTCAGACGTTATATCTCGCGTGCGCCGGCTCGCAAGCGGTCGACGCGTACGCCGTCGGCGTCGGTGGCGCGCTGATGCGCGTCAACGGAGCGCCCTTCCAGACCCAGGCCGTGCAAAGCGCATATCTGTCCGTCAGCTCCGCCGGCAACCTGCTCGTCGTGGTGGACGTGTTGAATAGCGGCGTGACGCTGTTCGCCATCCAGAGCGACGGCAGTTTGGGATACGCCCCGGCAAACGTGTATGGGATCAACGTGGCTTCGTCCAAGCCCGAGGCGGTCGTCGCGCGTTAGAGTTATCCACAACGCACGCAGTTATGCACATCCCAACGCTGGGCCAACCGACCTGACGCGCGCTTACAC
Above is a genomic segment from Candidatus Eremiobacteraceae bacterium containing:
- a CDS encoding carboxypeptidase-like regulatory domain-containing protein, translating into MRHALLAAVCLAALGLTGCPNPNAIGVQKFGTVTATVVLASNNQPVVGALVILNTGPSGNCTTAAGGTCTIVQVPVGPQSVYASAPGLNGPAVPVNVTTENQNYPVTILMYPSS
- a CDS encoding DNA-formamidopyrimidine glycosylase family protein; translated protein: MPELPELELLRATLDKHGAGATILSVVLDPKRAFIIRYPPLEFARELRGKTIAGVQRRGKFLIFSFAGFDKQLIVNPMLGGRFAVCSRAAPSLPSTCFTMQLGKAMDIRFLDSTLMARIYLTADPDNDVPSFAQLGPDALDPDLTYDAFAARLRKHRGELKNALRNQVFVSGIGNAYADEILFAARLRPLRRAGTLDDAQRRALYDAMRTTLRDATEITAQQYADRKHPLHKQDRGFMKIHGRKKTECPRCGHRVSVVHPGGEATYYCRACQV